Genomic DNA from Sporosarcina sp. ANT_H38:
TACAGTATTCATTTTTGATGGAATCCCTCTTTCGTGTGAGGCGAAAGGATTCTTCTCTTTTCTTTAAATCTTTTATATATCTGAACGGTTCAAAGTGTTGTTGACCATCTGCTTCAATCAACATTTTAAGTTCGTCATTTTCAAAAACGGCGAAGTCAAACGGTAATGGTTTCTGATTTCGACAATCTTCAAACCAGTATTCCTTTTCGTAAATCACGCTTTTTTCGTCTAACCACTTTTGAATGTCGTTAGTCAGATGCGAATTTCTGTGACTGTAGCATTCAGGACATCTGTTTTCGCTATTGAGAAGTTTGTCCGGTTTAGGGTACCACACGTAACCGCAGTTATGTTTCGTAGCGATTCCGGTTTTACAGTCGATGTATTCTCCAAGTATCTCGTATTCACCATCTTGTTTTAGCGCGAAATCCGAAATGAATTTTTTGTGAGTCTTTTTGTTGTAGGTATCCATGCCTTTGGAGAATAAATTCCCTTCTTTCGGTTGACACACAAAACATTTGATTCTGCTTCCGTTTTTCATATAATCAAATGTCGTCTCAAATTCTTTACCGCATTCACACCTAAACAACAGTTCGGTCTTGCAATTCAGATACTCTTCGCTAAGCAGAGTTACACCGTGACGTGCGACAAATCCCTGCACCTGTTCCACTGTATACGTCTGTCCTGCATTGCTTCTCCTCTGACCGCACGGGTTACAATGTCTTTTTTTATATTTCGATGAACTGAACAACTTCCAAATAGTTTTGAACTCATTACCACATTCACACTTGAACTCAAGTGGAGTCGTTGTATTTTTATAGTCCTCACTCAACAATTTGCAATCTGAGTTTTCAATAACGAATTGCCTCACTAAATCTATATCCCATCTTCTCACGATTCATAACCCCTTCCACACTAGGCTCTGAATCTATTATACCGTACTTTGGTATCTAATACTTTAGCCTTCACCGAATTTAACCACTTTATTACTCGACAAGTTTCCTTGTGAGAGGGCTGGCTTTCAACCCCTTGTAATTGACCATTCGATGCGCCGAAAATAGTGGGCTGTGTAAAAATACCACCTTTTGCATTCCATTTGACATCAAACTTCGGAACGCCTTCATCAATCCATTTAAGGGGGTTCATGGTTCCCTTCACTTCGAATGTCGGCATCTTTAATTCAGGCCACTTGAACTTAAAATCGAAGAATCCTTTAATTGCGTCAATTGCTTTTTTTACAGCTTTCTTGGCATCTTCAAACATGTCAGTATTCAATTTCGGGAATTTCAAAGTCATACCGCTGAAGAAACCTTTTATTGCATTAATGGCACCGTCGACAATATCCCTTGCTAACTCAATCGGCTTGGCGATTGAATCCTTTATTTTGACTCCTGTTTCGGAAAGAAACTTGGCAATAGATTTAAAAACGGTCAATGTCACTTTTTCGATTTTGTCCCAGTTGTCAAAGAATAATTTCACAATTAAACCTATCGGGCCTGTGATGACCGCCAGAATCGTTTTCATATTATCACGCAAAAAATCAGCGATAGATTTACCTGTTTTTTTGAAAATACCTATAATGTTTCCCCATAAATCTACGAAGAATTTAGATATCGGTTCCCAATTTTTCATAACGACAAAAACGATGGCTCCAATTGCGGCAATGGCAGCTATTGCTATACCGATTGGTGCGGCTAATGCTGCAAGTGCGGCTCCGACAGCGGGTAATGCGCCGGTGACGGTCGCAATTGCACCACTTACAACGCCAAATGCGCTGGATATCATCGGAATCAATGCAGGAATAGCAGCTATCGCGGGTGCTAGTAAAGCAAATGCTCCAACTGCTATAGCAATCGCCGCTGCAATAGCAACAATTGTGGATGCCAAAACAGGGTTGTCTGCGGCAAATTTAGCGAAAGCACCCACAACATTTGCAATGACAAGCAACAACGGTGCAAGTGATTCTTTGATACTTTCAAAGGCGTTTGAAATCTCAGTCAGAGGGTTACGATCCGCGGCATTAATGGCGTCATTTAAATTACTCTGATTTCCCTCCATTTCTATAAGGGCATCATCTGCATTTAATATGGTGTCGATTATATTCTCGCCTTGATCTTCCCAAATAGTCCCGAACATCTGGACACCCACCGCATTACGCAACGCCGCATCCTCAATGCTATCAAGCCATTTGACCATATCCTCAAATGCTTGCGTACCTTCAGCTCCACCTTTAGCGACCGCCGCACCCCAACCTTCCAACTGTTCGAATACGGCTTGTACAGCGGCTGAGTCTGGTGGGTTCTTCGCTAACTCCATCTTTTCGGTATTCATTTTTTTAAATGATTCCATTTCAGCAGCATGCGATTCACTGACAGCTTCAGCTTCACTACTCAATCGCTCACTAAGTGCTGATTTGCGCTGATCGTGTTCTTCTTTCAGCGATTCTAACTTAGCGGTCGAAGCTTCTTTAACAGCTTCCATTCGCGCTTTATTCGCTTCACTGATTGAATCCAAACTCAACTTGTTTTGCTCTTTTAAGGCTTCTTTTTGAGCATCCTGACTTTCCTTTAATGCTTCTTTTTTCACCGTTAATGTTAATTTAAGTGATTCAATTTCTGCTTTATTTTCATCGCTCAATAACAGCAAACTATCTTTTATCTGTTGTTTGGATAGTTCTTTTTTTGCGTCTTGCCGTTCTATCAATGCATTTTTTTCGATATCCGTCTGTATTTTCGCTGAATCTTTACGCTCGTCAGCTTCCTGTTTCAACGCTTCTTTTTGTGCATCAGACATTTCCTTGACAGAATCTTTCTGTTGTTTTATTGATTCGATTTGTCGTTTTCTTTCTTCACGAACGACGTCCAATCTTAATTTTTCTTCAAAGTCTTGTAATGATTTTACGGCGTCCGCTCGCTCTTCACTAGTTTTAGCTACTGATACTTTAATACTCAATTCGGCGCGTTTTTGGGCATCTTCACGATGTTTAATTGCGCGATCTTCCGCCGCTGTTTTCGCATCTATTGCTTCAATCTGACCATCAAGCGCTTTAAGCTGATGGTACCGTTCTTCGTCCACAAGTTTTAGGCGAGCATTGTATTCAGCGTCAATCATTTTCATTTTTTCTTCCGATGCTTTTTCAAACGCTTCGACTTCGAGTTCTAAATTCTTTTCTAATGATTTTTGTTGCTCTTCGTAATTTTTAACGACCTTGTCATAATTTGCAGATAAAGATTTTTCTAACGCTTTTTGTTGGTCGTCAAGATTTTTGGACACCGCTTTATATTCAGCGTCCAATGATTTATCTAATGCCTTTTGCTGATCATCATATTTCTTGGCTGCCTTATCATAATTTGCAGACAACGACTTTTCTAATGACGCTGCCCGCTTATCATAACTATTCGATACAGCTTTATATTCAGCATCCAATGATTTGGACAGCGCATTTTTTTGGTTTTCGTGCCCTTTTGCCAATGCTTTAGCGTCAGAAGCTAATGACTTGGCAAATGCTGATTCTTTTTTTACGAATTTTCATTTCCTACATCAGTCCCGTTGAACATGTAGCTGATTTCCTTGCGGACGTATGCTTTCTTCAACTCTTCCAAAACGATTTCTTCGATGTCGACACCGCTCATTTTGATAAGTTTTTTCGTCACTGTTGCCAGCGCGTCAAACTCAGCTGGATCAAGAAGGATTTCATCGAATTCGATATCTGATTCAGGAATATTTGTTGTGCGTTCTTTTTTGTTTACGTTCGCATTTGCTTGTTTAACAAGGACGGGATATTTGACATTACCTTTCGTCCTGTGAGTGGTACCGTATTTACGCAATAAGTTTTCTTCTTGCGCATACGTGATGACTTCTGCCGCGATTTCTTCTGGAATAGTGACTGATCCGCCACCCACTTCGATTCCCAAAGACCGTGCTTCTGATTCCGAAATTTGACCGACTATAAATTTAGCGAATGCAGTACGAATTTCTTTTCCTTTCGTTTTTGTCAATTTGTGGCCGCGTGTAGAAAGTCCTTTGCCGATTTGTCCCATGATTCCGGCGCGCTGTTCAGGAGTTAATCCTTTTGAACGTTCCGCGTCTGTTTCTTCGAGTTCTTCTTCTGCAGGGACTTCTTCGTCTGCGACGTCATCAGCTGTAACCTCTGTTTCTTCCGCTTCAGTCTCTTCATCAACCGCATTAACTAGCTCATCAGCGATTTCTTGCAATTGATCTACAAGATCCTGGACTTCCGTTTGGATTACCTCTAAATCCTCTTCGCGGACTTCATTTTGTTCAAGTTGACCGCGCAATTCCGTAAGGCGTGCATTGTTACGTTTCTGTAAAGCTAGTAGTAGTTTTCTGTTCATTTTTTCAAAACCCCTTTGATTTGATTTAATATTTTAATCCGCTTTTCCACAGCGTTATTGATTTCTTTGCTACGTACG
This window encodes:
- a CDS encoding DUF2726 domain-containing protein: MEQVQGFVARHGVTLLSEEYLNCKTELLFRCECGKEFETTFDYMKNGSRIKCFVCQPKEGNLFSKGMDTYNKKTHKKFISDFALKQDGEYEILGEYIDCKTGIATKHNCGYVWYPKPDKLLNSENRCPECYSHRNSHLTNDIQKWLDEKSVIYEKEYWFEDCRNQKPLPFDFAVFENDELKMLIEADGQQHFEPFRYIKDLKKREESFRLTRKRDSIKNEYCKKNSIPLLRIPYFDIDNVNEILSNAMLIPSQASENK